CGATATTACCATTGGCGCACATGCCGTGGTTCAAGCCCAATCAGGCGTTTCACGCAGTCTTGAAGGTGGGGCAACATATTTTGGATCACCTGCCAATGAGGCAAGAACGGTGTTGCGTGAAATGGCAGCGCTGAGAAAACTTCCGGGTATTATAGAAAATTTATGACCTACGTTCCTGAGAAAATATTACTTGATCTTGAGAACAAATTAAAAGCAAAAGATTTTAAGCTGAATTCTCTGCTTGAAATTACTAAGACTATTAACCTGAACAAGCCGGTGGATGAACTCATGCGGCTATACCAATTTATTTTGCACGAACAACTGGGCTTGCGCAAATTTATCCTGTTTGCCAATCAACGTGGCTGGCAGATTTTGCTTAAAGCAGGTATTCGTGGTGGCGTGAAAGATATTCAAGTTGAACGTGACATTTTGCGCTTCAGAGAAATTACCGTAATAGAATCATCTCACAAAAAATCTCTCAATGAATTTGATGTTGTGATTCCGGTTTTACATAAAGATCAAGCGTTGGCTTACTTGGTAATTGGCGGTTTGAGAGAAATACAGAACAAACCTCAACCGGCATTCGCCAATCTGAATTTTATTCAAACGCTCACCAATATCATGGTAGTTGCCATTGAAAATAAACGCATGGCTAAAGAAAGTGTGAAGCAAGAATTAGTGAAGCGTGAACTTGAACAAGCTTCTGAAATGCAAAAGTTGTTGTATCCTTCCAATCTTCCATCAAATCATAAAATTGATATTTCAGCCAAATATCTTTCACACAATAA
This genomic stretch from Crocinitomicaceae bacterium harbors:
- a CDS encoding PP2C family protein-serine/threonine phosphatase; the protein is MTYVPEKILLDLENKLKAKDFKLNSLLEITKTINLNKPVDELMRLYQFILHEQLGLRKFILFANQRGWQILLKAGIRGGVKDIQVERDILRFREITVIESSHKKSLNEFDVVIPVLHKDQALAYLVIGGLREIQNKPQPAFANLNFIQTLTNIMVVAIENKRMAKESVKQELVKRELEQASEMQKLLYPSNLPSNHKIDISAKYLSHNKVSGDYYDYIKLNDDEFIICIADVSGKGLSAAMLMANFQATVRTMYRYGRRDLKELIHELNTQVFDSAHGEKFITFFIAEYNASTRKMKYVNAGHNWPVLIRGKSSRFLNKGCIGLGMLDEIPHMESEELEIQNNTTIILYTDGVVELENNADEQFETERLTKIVQSFYPLSMEDLNEIIFSKLDDWRGSRRYVDDTAILSCRIF